Part of the Triticum aestivum cultivar Chinese Spring chromosome 4D, IWGSC CS RefSeq v2.1, whole genome shotgun sequence genome is shown below.
AATTTGGGGTGAAAAAATACATCAAAATGTACCATTACTTTACATATTATACAACCGACACGAGTTATGGAATATATTATGGTAAAGCATCCACCAAAGGAAGTAGCTGGCACCACAAAATCAGTCATACCTTAGTACAATTATTGCACAACGAACATACGCTTCTTACAACAGAATTCTTTACCATATCTTTTACTCCATTCACAAAACCTACCTAAAAGAGTCCATAGATAAAGCAGTTGAGCCTACTTATACCTACACGCCACTTCATCAAATCACATATTTGTTCGACAAAAGCACAAGATAAACGAGCGACCATGACAACTAAGATGCATGCAANNNNNNNNNNNNNNNNNNNNNNNNNNNNNNNNNNNNNNNNNNNNNNNNNNNNNNNNNNNNNNNNNNNNNNNNNNNNNNNNNNNNNNNNNNNNNNNNNNNNNNNNNNNNNNNNNNNNNNNNNNNNNNNNNNNNNNNNNNNNNNNNNNNNNNNNNNNNNNNNNNNNNNNNNNNNNNNNNNNNNNNNNNNNNNNNNNNNNNNNNNNNNNNNNNNNNNNNNNNNNNNNNNNNNNNNNNNNNNNCAGGCGAGTCGGTTGCTCGCTCCTCCCTTCTCTCGCTCCCTCCTTTCCCTGGCTTGATCGCCTCATTGTGCAGCGTTCAAAACAATGACTAGTTGACAATGAAAAACAAATATGGATCCAAATACAttacaaatttgaaaacatttcatgaatttgaaaaggccCATGAGTTCAAAAAAGATCACAGATTGAAAAACGTACATGGATTTGAAAAGTTCACGGATTTCAAGAAAactgaaaaagttcatgaatttttaagaAGTTCATTGATTTGGGAAAACAATTCATTGATTGTGAAAAAAAGTtaatcaaaatttgaaaaaaaattcactaACGTCcaaaaagttcatctatttgaaACAAGTCCAgcggatttgaaaaagttcatcaaatttgaaaaaaagtacctcaaattttgaaaacaaaaagtttatcgaatttgaaaaatagttcaacGGATTCAAAAataattcatcaattttgaaaacaaaTCATGAATCTGAGaaaagttcacgaattcaaaaaggTTCATACTTCAAGACCTCgagaaaagttcacaaaattgaaaaaaggaagaaaaagaaaacaagccaaaaaacaataaaaatgaaaaaacaaaCAAACATGCTCATGTTCATTATTTGAAGATGCATAAAGGAAGCTATCTAGCACAAAGGAAATGTTGTCTCAGGTGCTTATGCACCTTTTTATGAAAGGTTTTACCCAAAAAGGAATCAATGAAATGGGCGCCTTATTAGAGGTTTtacccaaaaaggaaaaaaaagagtNNNNNNNNNNNNNNNNNNNNNNNNNNNNNNNNNNNNNNNNNNNNNNNNNNNNNNNNNNNNNNNNNNNNNNNNNNNNNNNNNNNNNNNNNNNNNNNNNNNNNNNNNNNNNNNNNNNNNNNNNNNNNNNNNNNNNNNNNNNNNNNNNNNNNNNNNNNNNNNNNNNNNNNNNNNNNNNNNNNCTCTCTTTGCGCTATGCAACCGTCCAAAGGCCATAGTAGTAGAGCAGCGCTAGCGATGCGTGACGCTGATATCGCTCTATTATGCAGTGAACGCCAAATCGCTGTGAAGCCCTAGATTCTGGCATGCGCTGCCGCATCGATGGTGTACTAGTTCGTCATTGTCCTCGACAGGTTCGTGCAGTTCTTCCACAGcgaccctttcctttcttcctgatTTCCCCCTTGTCCACCCATCCCTAATTCCTACTACCTCTGCGATCCAATCTGTTATGTGTTGGATGGAAaccacatctcttttgctctcatGACTCATGGGCATGATGCTGATAATGAAATTTCAGGAAAGAAACATGTAGAGAAGCAGCAAAATCAAAGATAGGATGAGCAGGAAGCAGCAATatttttttttctttaatttcattcAGGAAGGTCACAACTTGAGCTGGGTAGATGGACATTTGACCCTATTGTGTAGTTCTGGAGAATTTGTAACAGTGTAAGGTATCATTGGATCTTTTCCTTGGTACAGAATAATGAATTACACTTGTCGGTTGGTAAGCAATCAAATCTTGACCattgtttttttagaaaaaatttAGCCAGGCTCCGAGATCCAACATGCATGTCCGTGCTTCCATTCGACTCTGGAATTTTCCATTGCCGGCCACCATGACGAAGTGATTATACAAGGTATGTTTCTATTTTATATGAACATGCTTTAACTGCACGTTATATAAGCGTTAATTGTAATATTTCATGTATACATATCGGACGCTATGTCGCACGAAATCCAAGGTAGTTTTTCATGCACTTCCTACCTTTCTCATTTTAGGTTCTCCTCGTTCATGAGATAAGGGTTGGCTATCATGACATCGAAAACATTGTGGGGTCTAACCTTCGTGGCTTGAAAAAGCACCCATAGTCTGATTAGGCAAGTTTCAAGATTATAGAACCTGAACAGGTAGTAGATATATTTGATACCTACATACATTTTATTTGCGTCGAAGTTTTGATAAAAACTATAACACTTTTGGCACCTTCGCCGTGCCTCCGTCGGCGTGACTTCTTGTTGCAGGGATGCCTAAGGAGGTGGTGCCGAAGGCAGCGCATTGCTGACATGCCTGCGACACGAGCACAACATGGCCGGCAGTGACGACCTGATTGTTTAGCGGCGACTGCCGTTAAGGGAAAATCAgaccgaagagagagaagaagagatcTCGCTCTCTCGGATGTTTTTCTTCATCTTAGTCCTTATTTACATGTTATTTGCAGAACGGTCCTTGCTTTGTTTTGCTAGACAATCCGACGTGCCAAATGCTTACAAGAAAACTCGGGACACGTCAACCCAATCGCACCTCGTCTCTAGTTTTGCACTAATTATTTCCGATTTTAAGACTTGAGGGAAGAAATGTCACCGGAAAAATGATAAGAGACCAAATGTCTACTTCTTGTAAACTTGCGGGGCGAGATGTCACCGGAAAAATGATAAGAGACCAAATGCCTACTTCTTGTAAACTTGCGGGGCGAGATGTCACCGGAAAAATGATAAGAGACCAAATGTCTACTTGCAAACTTGAGGGACGAAAAACAACATTTCATTAAATTAATGGATGTTGTTTTTTCTTTTATGGGAATGAATAGGGCAAGGAAAGGAACGTATCAATTTGGCTCAGATTATTTTAAATTACTTTATAAATGTTGGTTCTGATTCTTGTTTGTGTGGCATCGGTTGAGATTAAAAAAATCTACAGAAAATCAGTAGGGATAAAGAAGTGATGAGGAGAAAACCACGGAGGATGTCATACGAACTTATTAACTCCCTTTTAATAGTATATATAAAGATATTTATTTAATCTTTCCCAAGAGAAAACACAGGGTATTTATTCTCTGTTAACGTCCATTTAAGTTTTCCCATGAGATGACCTCAAATTTAAATCTCTTCTCTAGTTTTATACTTTAAAAAGAATGTAAGGTTCCCGCTAATCTCAAGACGATGTGTCGGCTCAGTCTGTCaaagatgctcataggggtagagagtgtgtgtgtgttcatagggatgagtgtatgtacGTATGTATGAGCATCTGCGTCTGTACTATgttcaaaagaagaagaaaatgtgaCGTTTCCGTTTCACCTTTCATCGTCTAACCTCGTGTTCCATTTCCATTTTATCTTTCATCTTTGATTTTCCACTGTTGATTTTTCCTAAAACCAACTCAATCATTCCATGATCTCATTAACTTATCAAAATAAAATAATATCTTATTTGATAAGTTAATAAGTTCTTATATCAAATAATTGTTTAATAACAAGTTGGTAGAAAAtcatggtgattgcgtacaaaaacttgctaagattgtaTGGACCAACATGATAATACATGTGTAATCACAGATCACTCTAGTAGAATATTCATTCTCATGTTGCAAGGCAGGAGCAATTATCCGTTATAAGATAATAAAtaggaaaaagtccaaaacaaaccttgaGTTGGTAGGCGAAAGCTAAATCAAACGCCGAACCctcaatccctgaaatcagcacaccaAACTCTCTAATCCCGGTCCATTTTAAACCTTGAGAGGAGTTGGCCGGTATTTGCTGAATTGGGTCGGCCCAGTAGCGCAGTCGCTCGCGCGCGCGCACTAATTagttttttctagttttctttttcAATTTTACACATGTTTTATTTTTCTCAGTACccaaaaatatatttttggtaaacttttgatattttcaaatgcattatggacattttttaaattaaatgttttcaaaacttttttgaatacatggtagtAATATTTTGCAAATACCTGTTTTACATTTTCTTAATGacaataaacattttataaaactaTACGAACACTCCTTTACATGGTTCAACATTTTAAATTTTGCACGCACTTTTTTCAAGCACACGTCACGTATATTCCGTTAAGGTCATGACACATTTTTTTTACAACACGCAAACATTTTTTTTACATTGTACAAAAAGTGTTCGCACTTTAAAATTTGGTTCAGGCTTCAGAAAAAAAATTATGTTTCAAAAAAGTGTCTGCGCTTTGAAATTTTGTTCGGGTTTAAAAAAAATGTTTACGTTTCAAAAGGTGTTGTCTTTTTCAAAGTTGTTGGTTTTataaaagtatatgaaattttcaAAAAGTGCTCGCACTTTACAAAATGTTGGAGGATTTCATAAATAGACACGTTTTCAATACTTGTTTGCCCCTAAAATTTTCAAAAAGTTTATAAATAAGGCGCGGTGCCAGGGCCCACGGTCAATGGAGCGGAGCGGGGGTGTGGTCGGGGACGCGGagccaagaaaagaaagaaagaaagaaagaaagaggctGGTGGAACCGTCCAGAAGGAATGCGAATGACCCGGGCCGAGAAATCTCCGGAACTCTCTCCCGGCTTCGGCTCCCGCGCGCACGCATAAATACCTACCTACCGCGCTGACACAACAGAGAACGaacagaggaagaagacgaagaagaagaagaagaagaagaagaagaagaagaagaatcataGCGCTCGCGCATCGCCCGCCGGCAGCTGCATATTCGCCCGCACCCACCTTCGATTTCTGCCGGCCCGGCGGTGGTTCCTCGGATCAGATCAGATCGGATCGGATCGGATCAGAGTAAGCACCCCCTGCTTCTCTCTTCACCTCCTCCctctgaatgaatgaatgaatgaatgaaatgCTAGCTAGAGTATGCCTGATCGTGCGCGCGTTGGTGTCCCCTGAATTCCTCATGGAGGTTTTTATTAGTTTGGCTTGGTTTCGTTTCAGGCATGCAAATTTAACTCACTACTACATACATCTTCAGTCGCAACAATAACTAGTATCTTGTTTCAGATGCAGCGTCAGGCTGTTATAACAACTTGTGTACCGGTAGTAAGTACATCagactagctagctagctagctttgtGATTCCTTCTCACCATTGCCTCTCACCTGAATATCTTGGGACTAATCAACTAATAAATCGAGGTTGCAAACTCTTCCATCGGCCAATTCTTGCTTGTCTGGGGAACAACATCTGAATATATGCACTGTCCCCTGTTGTTTACAAAGTCTCAAATTCTTTCATCCAACCTACCATGTCACTTGGCGCACGGGCGGGTGTTCTGCTTCTTCATATGCAGTTTCTGTGATCTTACTTCGGGGTTTTACTAGTGAGCTGTTGGCCTTTATATTGCATAAAAACATGGACCCTGTATGTTGACCATGACACTTATCTGTATTTTTCTTCAGTATTGCAGGTATCACAAGAGCAGAGTCTGATCAACAAGTCCCGGCATTTGTCCTACCAGTATATATAGAAGCTAGTAAACAATGTATCCAACAAATCACTACATGGATCCATACTCCTCATACTACAGGCATCATGCTCCCTATCCATATTACCCCCCTCCTGGCTGGGAGGCTGGGCACCAGCAGATGCCTGAACCGGACTGCTCGCCATGTCGGCCACCGTATCGCCCTTGGCCGTACAGTGCTAGCATGAATCACTCAGGCCTTCCAGAGTCCCACTCCCATAGCTGCTGCAGCCACACATACCCTCCTGGTTACTACAGTTTCAGACCCCCATTTCCCCAAGAGATTCCACCACCTCCTCCATACTACCATGGTCCATTTCCACCGCATCATCCGAACCCCTACTCGCCATCATACTTTGGCCCACTCCCACCACCTTACCCTGTTGATCAAACACCTTATAGTGGTTATGACAAGTTCAAGAGCCATTGCTGTGGGTGTCCGAACCATGTTTGCCATGGTGATGGAGGGCAGAAGAGCAACGTGAAAATCGAAGAACACATGCCTGAGAGTAACCACAAGGGTGCAGACAATAATTCCAGCATAATTCGAAACCCAAACTACCAGTACCCAGTGATGTGGTTACCGTCCGGTGACATGAAAGACAACAAGGGTAGTGGAAGAAGCTTTGAGTTTCCACCTCAGTTCTTCAGCAAGTGGTTTCCTCAGAGTGGAGAGAGGACAGAGGATGTGAAGCCAGCCGATGACAGTCAGAAGGCGAAACAACTTCAGTGGCCATTAGTTTGGATGCCACCAGGATATGGCGAGACCAAACCAGAAGCTAAAAAAGAGCCGAAGGAGATCGAGCAGAGTCCAAAGAACACGCAAGAAGATCCGCCTTCGCCGAAGATCAAGATTATTCCCCTGTCATGGTTTGGAAATGATAGTCATGATCAAAAGCCTGCCGCTAGGGAGGGCTCTGGAGAACAAAATGGAAGATCATCAGCGACGAGTCAGACTGCAGGCACGGAGCGTCGGCATGACACGACAGTGGATGGAAATTGCAAAACCGTCCCAGTTGTGCCCGAGAAACCAAACAGTGGAAATGAACCTGCTATTTCAGTTGTGCAGGAGAAACCAAACAGTGCGAATGAACCTGCTACTATTTCAGTTGTGCCGGAGAAACATGGTGTTGAGAAGAAGGTTCATACCTGCAGGACCATCCCGGTTATGGCTCAGAAAGAGAGTGATGAGAAGAAGTCCTACATGGGTGGAAACAAAGAGGAAAAGAAGGCCATCATTGTTCAGAAGGAGGGAGAAAATAAGAAAAGCAACAATGTTGAATCAACAAAGGCTAAGCCTTCAAAATTACCCCCCGTATGCTTGCGAGTGGATCCTCTGCCAAAGAAGAAATCAGGAAACACATCTTCAAGGTCATCCAACCAAGCAACCCAGAAGGTTTGTGAAAAAGTGAAGGATGTGAAAGAGGCCCATGGCAAGAACCAGGAGACAAAGCTATCAGAACATCAGAAAGAGGGTAAGATGCCGATTAAAGAGAAATCGTCTGATGAGATTGCCACAAATACAGGACCTAGGAATGTGACAGTGCTAGATGCTTCTGTGAAGCATGCGCAAGAGAAACAAGTTTCGACAAGCATGACTGATCAGAAGGTGCAACCTAGTGTCAGTGCTGAAGCGCAAGAAAATGTCAGTGCGAGGAGCTTGCAGGAGTGTGACAAAAACCGAAAGGAGGATGAGTTGAAGATCCGAAGTGAAGCTCCAAATTTAGCCTGCGAAATCAAGTTATCATCACCAGATGCCGCTGTTCGTATTCAGTCTGCATACAGAGGGTACCATGTACGAAGATGGCAACCTTTGGAGAAACTACGGAAGATCAAGAATGTACATAAACAGATGCAAGATGTGGAGAAGCAGCTGCAGGCCCTCGAAGCTTCTTCAAAGCAGCCGACGGAGAAAGAGCACATCGCTATTAATGAGACCATCATGAATTTGCTTCTGAACCTTGACACCATTCAGGTATTGCATCTTTTTAGCTTACTTTGATTTGATTCATTTTCTCGTGTGCCGAAAAATTGCACGCTAGCTAGGTACTTGGCCGTTGAATGGTGTTCGTTTTGATTCTTCATATACTTGTGCAGAACTTGCATCCAGTTGTGAGGGAGGCTAGGAAGTCTGTTGCTCGACAGCTAGTTTGTTTGCAGGAGAAGCTTGACTCTTTGTGCAAGAAACTGCCTGCTGAACCAAATCACCCTAAGAGTGAGGAAGCAAGTCTCACAGGAGTGGATGGGGAACAATTGCCTTCCTCAGTTAACTCCAACGAGTCTATGCACGATGAACTTTCATCGGAAGTTGCCTTGAAGTTGAGCCAAGATGGAGATTCTACTGAACAGAAACATCAGACGGAGGAACCAAGTACTGCAAAAGAAGAAGTGCAAGATGAAGTAAGTTAACTTTAGTTTTCAATTGTTTGGCATTCTAATATTGCAAAACCCTTCTGTTTTGAAGCGGTATATCTGACGCGCATCATGTCCAACAGGAGAAAGCTGCAGCAGCTGGTGAATGTCAAGGAGTACCACCGACGGATGTCATGCCTGATGCAGCTTCATCAGGACTTATCACTGAGAAGAAGCACCAAATTGAAGAGCCAGGCATTTTGAGGGAAGAATGTGCTGAAGAAGTAAGTTGTAGTCCTGTTTGTGTCGTCGGTCCGCATATGATACTTGTTCATCGGTTAGCAAGATGTTTTGTAGTTCACGGATTGAATGTTAACAGTGTTCATGTCAGCAGCAGAAAGATGGAGAGAAGGGTGAAGAATCATCAACGCACCACATCGAGCCATTGCATTATACACCTGCTAGGCAAAACTGCCACACTGAAGAATCAGATCAAAGGGTTTCTCGTACTACAACTGAGGATGGCAAAACTTCAATGACTACAGCATGTATGGACAGTGAATTGGCTGCTGATAATGTGAGTTTCGAATTTATTTATTTTGGAGATGGGTTTAATACCAATATTATCAATATAGAATTTTGTAACGAAAATATTAAATATTTTGTGTCTGATCGATGAAGCAGGACGGTTCGGCAGAAGGGGGTCAGGTGCAGGAATCTGCTCCCGTTGGTATCTCGTGGCTGAAACATGATGCTGCCCCTGCTGAAGACCAGTTCAAAGAACCAGGTGCTCCATCCCTTCATCTGGAGGATGAGGATTCTTCTGTGCCTTCAAAAGCTGCAGATCCACATGAAAATGATCCAGCCATTGCAGATGACTCCATAGCAATCATGACTCCAGCAGATCAACAAGAAGAGTCCGTCGATGCCGACATGCAGAAAGAAGTTGCAGAGACCATGGTTGATTCAGACAAAGAACCAAATGGAATGGGCGATGCCGGTAACATGGACTACGTTACCGGTGCAAATGCAGAGACCACAAAGCAAGAAAAAATTGGTTTGGTAGGACCAGAAGCGACAAGGCAATGTGATGTTTCTCATATGGGCGATTCAGCCCTTGTGGAGCAGCAAAATGAAGGTGGCTCTGCCATGGAAAATACTGTGAATGATGTCATTGGAGTGGAGCCTGAAGCCATTGCATTGGAAAGCAGAGTCGCTGCCATTGTAGAGGAGACTGAAGCTGTACCATTGGAAATCGATGGCAAGACCACCGAAAATACTCTGGATGATGCCGCACCATTGGAGAACAGAGACAAAATCATGGAAAATACTATGAATGTTGCAATTGGAGAGGACCCTGAAGCTGCTGTACCACTGGAAGTCGAAGGCAAGACCATTGAAAATACTCTGAATGATGCAGTTGGAGAGGAGCCTGAAGCCGTACCACTGGAAAGCAGAGTCAAGACCATGGAAAATACACTGAACGACGCAGGATGTCCGAGTAAAACGAGTGCTGAACCTGCCCTGCCTGAAAGTAGAGGCGACGGAGCACCATGTGAACACGGCGGTGCAACGGTTTACGCCAATCCTAACTCCAAGGTGCCTTCGGAGAGCCATGGTGGCGAGCAGAAGGAGCAGGATGATGATGGAGGTAAAGTAGATGTTTCTGAATCTCTAGCATGTGCAGTAGGAGCAAATTCTGCTGTACCTGCACAAGAAGCAGGCGAGCCGGAAGAAGGTGCTGCTGAAGGAGCATttccagaggaagaagaagcagcggcTACGGCCCCTGCGACTCGCGATGATGGCCTGAAGAGCAGCTACGACGGCAACAACACAGGAGTGAGCGACGAGAACCAGAAGCTCAAGGAGATGCTGCAGAAGGTGCTCGCGTCCGGGAACGACCAGATGGGGGTCATCGCGGAGCTGAGCGACAAGGTGAAGTCGCTGGAGAGGAAGCTCGCGGCGCACAAGAGGAGGAGGCCCAAGGTGAGGGTGCAGCACCGGCCGGCCAGGGACGCAACGGCCAACGACGTGCACTGAAGAACGGCCATGATTGATCTCTGAAGCTTCAGGCTATGAAGCCTCCACCAACACTGTCTGTACTTCGTATGTACTCTCTCTCTAGTTACAAAATCTCTTATACGTATTCTGGTACAGAGGTACTGCTGTGCCATGCTGCAGTGTACTGTTAGCGGTTCACATGTACAGTTTAAGAGGGTGCTTGATATATGTGTACCACCCGTGTCTTATCCTTTCAACGCCTACTCGCCTCTCTCCATGTTTCTCTGCATCTCTCGCACATATCCATCCCCGCTCGCCTGGCTCCGGCCAGTGCCGCGGTTTCTCCGGCGAGCCCACCACAGGCGAGGCATCCCCTGCTCCTCTCTTCACCTCTCTTCGACGAGGATTTTCTCCTTTTATCTTGTTGAGCTCGTCGGCCCTCTCCTTTCTTGCTCCCCAACGCCCCCCGTGTGATGGACCATGGGTCGGCGGTGGGCTAAGGAGGAAGCACGCCGGGGAGCTGCACCTGGTTGACGGGAACAGCTACAACCAGCCTCGCCCGGAGCTGCAACCGACCACGGTGGGGAGATGCAACCGGCGGACAGAGGAGCTGCGACGGGTGGGTGACCACGACCACGGGCAGTCAACGGGGTGGGTGACCGCGACCCGACAAGTGCTACAACCACGGTGACCAGATGTTCGGACCAGCGCCTAATTGTGCTACTACAGGCATTTTGATTTCATGGAACCATTGCCCAATTTTCATTTTTTGCTACCACCGTAATATGCATTTGCTGGAACCATCAACATATTTTGCTACCATCGGTGTTTTAATTTTGTTGGAATCACGCCCAAATTTTTTGTTGCTACCACCATAATATTTTTTTGCAGGAACCATCAACATTTTTTGCTACCATCGATTTATTTGGTTTTGTTGGAACAACACCAAATTTTGGCAATTTTGCTATCACAGGCCTTTTGATTTGCTGGAACGAGCTTGATTTTTTGCTACCACTGACATCTTTGATTTTTTGCTTCAACAACGTCCATTTTTTCAATTTTCGCTATCAACACTTTCTAGTTTGTTGGAAGCAGCGcatttttttttgctacaaccgctGTTTTGGATGCGAACCACGGCATCCTCGCCATTGATTCTGGAGGGGGTGAGGGGATGGGCAGCACCAGCGACGGGCGAGCGTCGGCGGCGTTTGTCAACGGCAGACGCGCGCTGCACGACATGGAGGGGCTGCTGGAGGAGGGAGCGACGGCGTCCTGTTGGAGCCAGGCAATGACCGGCGACGAGGCGGAGGCGGCCTACTGCGCTGCGTGGGGAGGGAGGGCGTGAGGCGCGACCTTCTTCGAGGTCTACAGCCGGCGGGGCGCCCGGCGGCGCGTGAAACTACTCGCAGAGAGGGAGTTTTGGGGGGATCTCACGGTGGTAGAAGACAAGGTCAACGAAGGGCGTGGGCTAGCTGGCAAAAACAGACGGTCGAGAACGCGCTAATCGTGCGGCTGCGGTGCGATCGGGCCAAATTTgtgccggcgcaccggcgcccagCAGTGCCCTTTTTTGAAGGGGTGACTGCTTTGCTCCTATGTATTCTCCCAAAATCGTCACTCCATATATTTTTAGGAAGAATGGCGATTCAGGAAGAAACTGGAGAGGGGGCGATTCTGGAAGAATCGCCTAAAAGAACCGGCCCTCAGTTTGCAGTAACTGCTGACGTTGGGCCAACAATTTTCCACCTTTAAGCCTGTTTGTAAGCTAATGTCTctctcaggttgcgacaaatggcgcactgcatgcatgtcacttgtcacaacctgagagtttttttcgtagatccatttattcaaaacgttttatctcttaaatcgtgcgtccaaatctcaaaccgttttcaccattggattgcTCGCGTCGAGAGCTTCAAATTAGATCCCACATTGACATGTTTTGACGAATTCTATTTTTTACGAAAAAACATACGAAAAACCAAAGCGGgagcacttttttttctttctgaaagagGCAAGActatgcctcttgcggaagcaaatctgtgcctctacAAGAAGTAAACCCGTGTCTCTTGCAgacaaaaaaaacacatttttttatgTTTTAGAGAAGCACGATCGTGGCTTCCGAAAAAGCAAATCCGTGCgtctcgcggaaacaaaaccgttccactcgcggaaggaaaaaacgtgttttttcctttttcgggAGGCACGACCGTGCCCCTCGCGTAAGCAAATccgtacctctcgcggaagcaaaaccgtgcctctcgtgaaaggaaaaaaagtAAACGTCTTTTTTCCCCTTAACCGAGAGgtacgaccgtgcctctcgcggaaggaaaaaaacatgttttttttttgttttccgagaggcacgactgaGCCTCTggcagaagcaaaaccgtgtctctatagaaggaaaaaaatgcatttttcgcGCTAATTTTTTCGCTCAAAAGCAAAGAAAGACCGATGAAaaacaaaaaagccaaaaaaacccATCCAAAAGCCAAAAACTAGTCCACCACTTATCCTAGCAGTTTTATGCAATGTGCGACCACCAGTGCTGCATATTTATACCCTTTGCGTCAAGCCATAGTTCGTAGATTGCATTTCATTGGCGAAGACAACCAACAAATCTGGAGGAAAGAACCCTCACGAGGACCCTTCGATGGCTACCGCACTCTGTAGGCCCACCACCACATGCAGAAGTGGTCACcactgctggaattttgtctattttgggccagcccaatagcagtttcagaaattcctaataaatcctagaggcccacgcagcccattcgtacaaggcaagaggtggaactaatggttagtcccacattgctagtttggtgAGAGTTGGACGTCCTTATAAGGAAGGatgtttccccacatgtatgagcatgagaacaagagggacattcacgcgcgctcctcctcctccgcccgcctcGCCATGACGCGCCGCGGCGCGGCGGGTTGCGGGAAGGAGCTGAGCCGATTTTGCCATGCACGACGAatatacgaaaggtcacgcgggagctgaaacctctcgcctccttctcttgcgcctataaaagggaggtcgctcctcttaGAGAAACGCAccagaacttcttcttcctctcgcc
Proteins encoded:
- the LOC123099197 gene encoding BAG family molecular chaperone regulator 6 isoform X4, whose protein sequence is MYPTNHYMDPYSSYYRHHAPYPYYPPPGWEAGHQQMPEPDCSPCRPPYRPWPYSASMNHSGLPESHSHSCCSHTYPPGYYSFRPPFPQEIPPPPPYYHGPFPPHHPNPYSPSYFGPLPPPYPVDQTPYSGYDKFKSHCCGCPNHVCHGDGGQKSNVKIEEHMPESNHKGADNNSSIIRNPNYQYPVMWLPSGDMKDNKGSGRSFEFPPQFFSKWFPQSGERTEDVKPADDSQKAKQLQWPLVWMPPGYGETKPEAKKEPKEIEQSPKNTQEDPPSPKIKIIPLSWFGNDSHDQKPAAREGSGEQNGRSSATSQTAGTERRHDTTVDGNCKTVPVVPEKPNSGNEPAISVVQEKPNSANEPATISVVPEKHGVEKKVHTCRTIPVMAQKESDEKKSYMGGNKEEKKAIIVQKEGENKKSNNVESTKAKPSKLPPVCLRVDPLPKKKSGNTSSRSSNQATQKVCEKVKDVKEAHGKNQETKLSEHQKEGKMPIKEKSSDEIATNTGPRNVTVLDASVKHAQEKQVSTSMTDQKVQPSVSAEAQENVSARSLQECDKNRKEDELKIRSEAPNLACEIKLSSPDAAVRIQSAYRGYHVRRWQPLEKLRKIKNVHKQMQDVEKQLQALEASSKQPTEKEHIAINETIMNLLLNLDTIQNLHPVVREARKSVARQLVCLQEKLDSLCKKLPAEPNHPKSEEASLTGVDGEQLPSSVNSNESMHDELSSEVALKLSQDGDSTEQKHQTEEPSTAKEEVQDEEKAAAAGECQGVPPTDVMPDAASSGLITEKKHQIEEPGILREECAEEQKDGEKGEESSTHHIEPLHYTPARQNCHTEESDQRVSRTTTEDGKTSMTTACMDSELAADNQDGSAEGGQVQESAPVGISWLKHDAAPAEDQFKEPGAPSLHLEDEDSSVPSKAADPHENDPAIADDSIAIMTPADQQEESVDADMQKEVAETMVDSDKEPNGMGDAGNMDYVTGANAETTKQEKIGLVGPEATRQCDVSHMGDSALVEQQNEGGSAMENTVNDVIGVEPEAIALESRVAAIVEETEAVPLEIDGKTTENTLDDAAPLENRDKIMENTMNVAIGEDPEAAVPLEVEGKTIENTLNDAVGEEPEAVPLESRVKTMENTLNDAGCPSKTSAEPALPESRGDGAPCEHGGATVYANPNSKVPSESHGGEQKEQDDDGGKVDVSESLACAVGANSAVPAQEAGEPEEGAAEGAFPEEEEAAATAPATRDDGLKSSYDGNNTGVSDENQKLKEMLQKVLASGNDQMGVIAELSDKVKSLERKLAAHKRRRPKVRVQHRPARDATANDVH